The DNA sequence GGAGGCCTTTTATAGGGGATTGTGTTAGGAACTAGGGTTTCGACGAAGACTGATCTCAGCCGTGGAAGTCCATCGGACGGATGATGGTGGGATATGGTGAACCGGGTCGCCTCAGACCGGCTCTGTGTTGGGTCGGGCGGCCCAACAACCTCTAAacgatactaaaaatattatttcgTATTTTTCGTATTAAACATTTATTTTTGGTACACAGCAATTTCATGGAAAAGGTTTCCTGTCaggattttttttctattttttgaagTTAATTTGATTGGAAGAGGACGATCAACGCCGTCCATACGATCATTTCTCTTCATCAAGACGCTCACTATTCTTAAAGCAAGCGGACCTTTCCAGACGAAGTCAGTTCCGACCCCAACATGTTGATAGTTACGTCTGTTGCACCCTTTTACTTGCGTCCGCCTAATATAATCTATGCGCCACAACGAATCCACGCCCTTCATAGCTACGAAGttcttcatcttgatgaaatcgaACGGTTGAGAATAGATCCGCGTATAATTTGTACACGGGTAATCCGTGTCTTCTCTGTATGCGAAGGATAAGGCCTCGCTTCTTCTGCCACCGCATTCCCGGCTTGAAGCGGGAGGTTCTGGATTGTTCTCGCCTCTCCCGAGTTCTTCGTGCGTCGGTCGGAGATTTCACAGGTTCTGAGGTCTCATCCGCGGTCAGGTACCGGAATTCCCTTCTTTTCTCGatatttttgtttgttttgatggAGGAATGATGGCGTTGTGCTTGTTATTCTTGATTCCCCTCTTGACTTTGGGGACTTGTGTCAACTTAGGGTTTTTCTTTGTTCTAATTGGTAATTTTGGTGTTTTATTTGGTCAATTCGGTGTGGCTTGTGTTGTGTTGTGATCTGATGTTTTTGGGGACGTGAGATATCTTGATCCACTGACATGGTACGGTCTATGAGTTTCCTTTGATTGGAATGGATGATGGTGTTCAGACTTGGACTGGTGCTGCTATTTGTTCCATTTGTTCGTGCTTAGATTTAGTGTTTGGAGCCTAGGATTGTTTTTGTCCCTGATGTTCTGGAGATTTTCATGAAAGTGGCTTTACTTGGATGGATTAGATGACTTAATTTTGGTGTAAAAATATGACTTTTGCTTGATATTTAGCAGAAGCCATCCTTTTAAAGTGGCAAGTTCTTATGGCACATACAGACATATCAGCATCATCTGTTTTTTATTTGAATCTGTGTATCTTGATAAACACAAAATTGATTTGGTATATTCCTTGTAGCTATTATGTTGTTGAACCTTTTTCCTTCTGCACCACATCAGAATTAGACAAATAAAAGATTCTTCTTACTTTGAAAAGACAAGGAAACAGAATCATCATACTCTGATTCTTTCACTTGAGTTGCACCATCTTTTTCTTGCAAGTGGAAGTTTAACATTGTTTGGCTTTTACATTTTTTCAGCTCCGACTATAAAACAAAAGTTACTGTTGTGTGATTTCCTCGATTCTTAAGAGTTCATGTCTGATCTGGACGTGCAGCTCCCTACTGCTTTTGGTGAGTTGACTAGACAAATATACTTGAAACTGATCGggggattattgataaaaatcaAGCTAAAACCTTTCCTCCATTGCATACAGATCCTTTTGCTGAGGCGAATGCTGACGATTCAGGTGTTGGTGCAAAGGAGTATGTGCACGTCCGTGTACAGCAGCGGAATGGCAGGAAGTGTCTAACCACTGTGCAGGGATTAAAGAAAGAGTTCAGCTACAACAAGATCCTGAAGGACCTTAAGAAAGAGTTCTGCTGTAATGGAACCGTTGTCCAGGACCCAGAGCTAGGCCAGGTACTTGTATTCTTCTAGTTAGTTGTTGCTTCTGATGCAAATCTTctcgtgtatatatatgtactttATCACTTATGTGATAATATTGTCGATTGTTTGTCGAGTATCTTATGCATCGTATTTTATGTTGCTTATAGGTGATTCAGCTCCAAGGTGATCAGCGGAAGAATGTTTCTTCCTTTTTAGTTCAGGTGCAGTATATCACATCTTTATTTCTCGACAATTATTATATTATCGTTTCAGGTCTTTTTCCTTCATgttgtgttttttttcttttcactttCTAAGCGTGATTAGCGTGCAACTGTGGACTAACCCTTTGCTGCTTGCTCGGTGAGCATCAGTTGCAACGACGAGCATGTCCACCTGTTGAATGGATCGGGTATAGATGATGTTAAGATATGGATATGGATTTCCAAGGCTCACTGGATAATGTTCTTTTGGTGCAGGCTGGTATTGTGAAGAAAGAACACATCAAGATCCATGGTTTCTAGGTGTACCTCCACCCAAAGTTGCTCATCTTCTCATGGCTTGTGTGTGTCAGCTAGTGGACATGGTGTGATTGGAGTTACTGCATGTCTCTTGTCTGAGTGGGACCAGTTCTCTTTGTCTTCTTAACTGTTTCAGACATGATTTTGGTACCGACGTTTTGTGTTTACCATGCAATGCAAATAATATGAAGCGTGCCAGTGAGACTACGATTTGGTTCATGACTCTTTGATCAGACACTCGTATGTCATCAATCGGTTGCGTGGAGACTCCGATTGCAGGTTTGATGAAAACGCTTTTTCGATAACTTATTGGCATTCTCAATATGAAGCATGCGAGTGAGACTACAAGTAGGTTCATTCGTTACTCGTTGATCTGACTCTCATATTTTGGAGGTTTGATGAAGACTCTTTTTCGATAACTTATTGGCATTCTCAATTAACTTACTGTCACATTGACCATATAGCTAGTTTGTTTAATTAGCTTCACTCCTCGGTTTATTCGGTATATCGATTACATTTTAGTTGGTTTATATGCTCATCATTATTAACAGATGTTTTCTTGTTCCAAAGGAATGACAAACAAAACTCTGCTCGTTTCCTCTTGTTGATACTGAATTACTTTGGTTATGGTAGTTTCTTTGAGATTTATATTTGAATTCAATTTATTATTGTGACTTCGAGATCACTCATCATGATCATTCTACAATCATTTTGTAAGATATCATGAGGTATCTGAAAACAAGTCTAGAATCGGCCGCCGCCATATCTGGGATCGGTTTGCCGTCTTCTCTCCAGGTGTTGGAGGAAGTTCCAGATAGGAGAGCTAAGCAATCTGAGGCAGCTTCATGGATGACTATGCATCAGGAATCTGAAGCATGTCAGCAGCGAGGTGGAGGCCCGGAGAGCAGGACCGGATAACAAGGAGCACCTCCAGAAGCCGTCGTTGTGCTGGGGAAGAATGAGACGCCGGCACCTCCAACCATGAAGAGACCTTGTACGACTCCGACCACAATAGAATCTCTTACAGCGATTAGCCCAAAAAGATTACAGTATCCACTTTCTTGAATCTATCTCTGCTTCGTTTAGCCCAAAAAGATCGACATTCCCAAAGAGTAATTCACCGTAGATGTTTGGTTGCCTGCAGAGATCGGCTTATGCATCCGCTGTCTCACTTGAATCTATGTTACTCGTAGGGTCCGTGGATTATCTCATCCACATGAACAGAGCCAATGTGGTAGTGTGACGGCGGCGACGCCCTATCCGAAAGGTAGATCCTCTGAGCGAAAGCCTCTGTGGATTATCTCATCCACATGAACTTAGCCTTGTCAATACGATAAATtggtattttaaaaaataaataatgatttttctagaaAACACTTTTGGGTATATGTCAATCGTTAtctccttttatttttttaaatagtgcctataatttcaaaatacctctcaaaaatttgttcgtccattttttatttattttaaactgttacagtatttttatttgatttatcgaTACTGTTTCTTAATGGTGTTTATATTGAAAAACATTataaatgatatcatatttatgttttttttttatcattactcATAAAAcattatgatatcatatttttatggcttctaattagTTTAGTTGAGGTTACGAGTTCACTCAGATGATCATTTATAGTGTTTTCGAGTAggttttatagtgtttttattatggtgactaaaacattataacaagttaattttttatttttatttgggtaATATTATTCCTAAGTTATTGTGAATATATATTCGAATGgtaatatgatatatcaaatggtttgtACTATGTTCTGATTTTATTTATCTTATTTCCAATGTTTTCAGCTggttttataatatttatgttatgatagccaaaacactataacatataacaaaaaattttaaggggaatctatattttttttcaaattaggGTATTGTTTGTAATAAAAACAAAAGTGGATATCGATTTAAAAATTActcaaaatatgagtattttatttaaaaaagtattttttttgaaaaaaattgccCAAGAAATCATTTATTGCATCATTTTCTTCGAGAAAGTGACTCTGTAATTGTATTGGTGCCATGCGAGAAATCCGGCAGGAGCCTATCAAAAATCGCACGAATCTCAAAGCATACGTGGCGATTTCATCGTCCGGCTAAGGACTACGGATCCTGATCGTCTATATTACCCCTCGTTGCGTGCGTTAAGAGGGCAAATAGCGACGAATCTGACGGGTTTCGAGGAGGTTGTCGAACCTAGGGTTAGACTCTTTTGATCCTCTCGAGATCAGGTCTCCGTGTGACTGATTcgtgttcctttggatatttctcCCCGGATTGATCGCAGGCCTCTTTTCTCTCATCCTCAATGGCGACGGAGACCAAACCTGTGGCGGCAGAGGACCCGAAGGTCGACCTCTTCGAGGATGACGATGAGTTCGAAGAGTTCGAGTTTGGGGAAGGTAAGATTTTGGGGCGTTTACCTTTTTAAGCAGTCCGATTAATGGAAACGTTGCAATTTTGATGAAGAGTTCGTATTTTCTTTGCCCTTCTTTCGCATCTCATTAAGCTATAATGTTCTTCTTATGAGCGTCGGGCCACTTTGGTTATTGGCTTCGTCTTGAGCTTTGCCACTGTATCAAAGATGCGAGTAGGTCGATTACTGTTCTTATCATGGTGTTTCTAGTAGAGTTTAGAACTGTCGTCTTAGGATAAATATATTTTGAGGATCAATTAATCATGTTATTTCTTGGAAACAGAATGACAATTAGGAGTCTGTTACAGTACGAATACAGaagggtgaaaaaaaaaaaagataaagatgCTGTTATGATTTTACCTTCATGAATGCATTTTGTGTTTTTGGCAAACAATGAACGATGAAAAGACACGtctcatcattttttttctttttttaaagccTACATATACATGATTTGCTGTAATTTAAAAATCACACAAATTTATGCATGGTTTTGTAGAAAAGAAATTAATTATGCATGGATTACTGATGAATCATTGAAAGATATGCATTCAGGTATCATTAGACACAATTTtgtgaaatggtaaagggtaggtGGTACAATGTAGGCTTTTATATTCATTGTGCTTGCTTCTGCAATGATTCATATTCATCCTTGATGTTGAGCTAGAGTGGAAAATTCAATTACTTGGTCAAAGTTTATACCTAGGAATTGCTATAAACCTTTTATAATCTGTTTGCCAACATTCACAAAACAAAACTGTATGCTCTCCTTGTACTTGTATCATGCTTGTTGAATTCCCTGCCACAATCTTAAAATTAACTTCATTGCATGCTACTGTTCACATATGACTTCCTGCCATTGGGTCTATCCCAGATGTGAGTGCTTGCCTTGATTCTTACCATTGCAGGCACATTTTATGTACAAATAACAATTAATTTTATGTTGGTCGATAATGGTGCAATCGATAAATAAACACGCTGTTGTTATTCGAATCATTAATCTTTAAACCTTGATTCTGGAAGAATTTAAATGTCAACCAATTTGATGCTTGGTTAGATATTCTCTTGGATAGAATACAGATGTGATCTCTTTGCAAATGATATGCTGGAATTAGGAAATAGAGCTTGACGAGTTTGCAACCTCTTCTACAATTATTTACGATTGCCGTGCTTCCATAGTTCACTTGTTGCAACCACAATAGTCTCAAGCATTGGAATTAGGATGGATGATGGACCTACCACAATAGGGTCTAGAGATGAGACTTCATATTTTTTccaaataaaatgcaaacatATTAGTATGAGTTAATTACAACTTTTTGTTGGGCATTGGCATTTGTTTGCTGCTTATTGCTAAAATCAGTTTGTTTCCTAGCATAGACTTTCTGAAATTACAAGGCAATACCAAATTTTGAAATATTTCTGTGGGATAGCCCTTTGAGGTAATGAATTTCTTGCTTGAGTTAGTGGGAGATTAATCACCTTTATGAACTTCTATACATGAGCATTAAACTTCAGAAaggaaatccatagttgtgaaatGCTCCAGGAAATGAGATGTGGATGTGTAGCTGATTAAAAGTGTCTTAGAAGCCATTTAAATTGTAGCTACAGCACATTAATTGTCTGGTTTATCAGCTTTCGTTGTTTATCCATATGGTTTATCAAGTTATTTTGGAAACAGTCTAAACTATGATCATCCTATAATGTTTGGTTTTGTTTGCATTTGCACAACTTTTTTATGTGAATATTTGAGCAACTTTCTGATGGTTAGGCCAACTCTGATACATCATTGGAGATTATGGTACAGTCAGGTTGCCCTTTAGAGAAAGAATATTTTTGGTAATTAGAAGGGACTTAAATTGTCTTATTGCATGGTGAAATAGGGACCATCTGACTAGCAGCAACAATATTCAGCTAAAGTTGGTAACACTAGCTCTTATTTAGAAATCAGACTTAAACCAAATATATAAGATGCCATCTGACTGTTGATACTTTTGACATCCCCAAATATTTGTGACATTACATTAcaacttgttgttgttgttcttgtgACACTTAGACATAGTTTGTTCTATGTAATATACAAGACAATTGCACTATGTCAGATGAGTTACAAATTTTTTGTGCTACTGTTTGAGTTGTCTAATAAGACAGAAATTTGTCTATTAGATCAGCTTCTTGCTGCTTGATACCCTTTAGATTGTAAAGTTTGTCCCTCAATTTTCTGTTCATGCCAACCACAGCCAAACTCTGAATTGCTTTGCACTCTTTGTAGTAGGTTTTGTATTGGTTATATACAGAATTGTGAATTTGGGGCATAATATCTTTGTCATATATAGTTAAAATACAATGACTTGAGACTAGACAAGATAGAAAAATTTAGAAAGTCCTTCTGAAATTTGATTCAGAATAATAAGCAAAATAATGATTTAGCTTTGGTTATTTTACTTTGATCAAGGATAAATGAACTATATTAAATACTTCATTGTATTACTCATATTGCAGAATGGGATGACAAGGAAGAAGGCAAAGAAACAGTGCAGCAGTGGGAGGATGATTgggatgatgatgatgtcaatgatGACTTCTCTGTGCAACTCAAGAAGGAGCTCGAAAGCAGTTCAGAGAAGAGTTGAATATTGATTAGCAACTATTAAGTCGTTCTTTTAGTTGTGGAACATATAACAACTTTTTATCGCATAATGTTGCCCTAAGACCATATCTATATTTTATAATCATGCACTGGCTTTGAAGTTGACTACTATAGTATGCACATGAAATTATTATTGGACAAATTTGGATCTTGCACTAGTAAACGCAGGTAATTTTCGATCAAAACAATATATATCTTCTGGCAACCGAGTTTCTTGCAACAAATTTGGCCGTGATGAACAAACACTCTTTGGAGTGATTTCTGCACTTGTGTTGTTTTACCTGTTGTGATCTTATCGTGTGATGTGCAGTAAGCTCAGAATGATGAAAATGACATTCAACTGTATTATCTCTTGTCTGATTGCAAATTATCACTGATTGTTTCATTATGTTTTGTCAATATATCGTATGATAAAATTTTCGGGCCATTAGggccaattttctttttttttctgttttgtttttgttttgagtcATGGTGTTTTGATCACTAAATTGCTATGCTTACTGTGATACATAGCACCATTTACCGCATAAGTAATAGAGaaaaatatagagaaaaaaaaggaacatTTGAGCTCAGCATGTCAGCAAATAGTATCTGTCTGATTCATGATAGGCTGAGGTTACAATGGAATTCATATCACCTTCATCCTCAATTCTTTTAAGCGGTGGGTGAAAAAATCTCTCAATCCTTCAGTTCTTGTAATCATAAAACAAGCATACTAAGTTTAGTCTACTTTTCAGTAcgatttatttcatataatacTTTCATTTGCACCTTTTGCAGTTTGTCAATCATCCActcaaaatttaataaaaaattacacAACAGTATCACGTTTTTGTTACTAATAATTAATGAAAGATCATTTTAAATAAGATAATTTGGTCACTATAGAAAAGATGATTGAAGTGGTTGAAACATTTgaccaaataaaaaagaattaagtGTTTGGTTGTGTTTGACAAAGTAATTATCTTTTAGAGGgagtttaaataaaaaataaaaatttcaaatGGTGATAAATTAAAAGGACATTATTGTAAGAAAATATTCAGAAAAATAATTTGGCCCCATAGATAAGATGATCGACATTTAAAAAGACATATGATCAAATCATGTGTTTGATAAAATGAGGGTGGTTGGTGAACCTTTACGTTGTGGTCGAGGAGTCAGCACGGCTTAGTTCGATCCTGAATATACAAGGTCACCCACGTGGAGACTCGGGGGACGGGATTGCATGTCCAATCGGGTTGAGCCACGAGTTAAGAGTCTTGTTGCGGGCTTTCTCATTATCGTCCCTTGCACATGGGTCGAGATTGGGAGGGGGATTTTctgactcgacccctccgaagttCAAATTAGCGTTGAATGGAATAAGAGTGAGTTTTATCCCCTTCTGGCGCTGGCTAGATGGTGGGCTTTTATACATACACACGGGGGTCGGTCGTATCCCGTATGTTAATAATTGTCGACCCCTTAAGTGGTCGGCCCATGCCTCTATGTGCGGACGACGATCGACGTGTATGGATTGTCCTTGAGCGGTGCCGTCCCAATCATTTCAGGGTGGCTATGTACTCGATGGCACTGTTCCGGTTGACATGTGCGGATTGTCCCCGAGCGGCGCCGTCCCGATCATTCCGGGGTGGCTTTGTACTTGATAACACCATTCCGGTCAATGTGTACGGATCGTTCTTGAGCGGCACCGTGCCGAGGGGGGGCGCGTGGTGGGTGGGGGAGCTATGTACTCAACGACTCCATTTCGAACCTTCCAGGGTAGCTTCATACCTGACGACATTGCTTGTACGGCCCTGCACAAGCTGGGAGGATGGTCGCATTGTCTGAGCTATTGATGTGGTATGTCATATCGGCTTGTTAGTTTCACATCAGTGCTGTCGTGGTTATGGTATGTTGCATATTGGTGAACCTTTACGCCATGGCCGAGGTGTCAGCATGGCTCGATCCGGTCTCGGATGCACAAGGTCACCCACGCTGATGCTTAGGTGGTGAGGGTGAGCGTCGGGTCGGGTCAGGTTTGAGCCTCGTCCCCCGAGCGCGGTCTTCTCTCTTGACAAGTGATCTGCTTCCTTATCGCTGAGCTCCTACACACAGGTGGAACCTCAAGTACGATGTGGTGCACAACACACACGTGGCGGGTAGCCGCTTGCCACCCCCTTCGTACGAGTGACGACATCATCATAGTACAGCCACCCCGGAAAACTCGGGATGGCACCGTGGAGTGCTGATTCGTGCAGGTCGGTCGACGCTTGTACAATCGGCCGCTCGAGGAGTCTACCGCAGTAAATTGACCCCGTCCGACCAACTCATCCTTGTAGGTATAAAAACTAACCCTTCCTAATAAGGAAGAAGAGGCACTTCAAACACTCAATTCTCTCTCATtccaccaaaagctaacttaagcTTCAGAGAGGTCGAGTCAGAAAATCCCCCTCCCAacctcgacctgtgtgcaggagctcAGCGACAGAGAAGCAGATCACTCGTCAAGAGAGAAGATCGCGCTCGGGGGACTAGGCTCAAACCTGACCCGGCCCGACGCTCACCCTTTGTCGCTGAGCTCTGTACTCAACAGCTCAATTCCGAACCTTCCAAGGTAGCTTCGTACCTGACGACATTGCTTGTACGACCTTGCACAAGCTGGGAGGATGGTCGTATTGTCTAAGCTGTTGATGTGATATGTCATATCGGCTTGTAAGTTTCACATCAGTGCTGTCGTGGTTATGGTATATTACCTATTGGTGAACCTTTACGCGATGGCCGAGGTGTCAGCATGGCTCGATCCGGTCTCGGATGCACAAGGTCACCCACGCTGATGCTCAGGTGGTGAGGGTGAGCATCGGGTCGGGTCAGGTTTGAGTCTCGTCCTCCAAGCGCGGTCTTCTCTCTTGACGAGTGATTCGCTTCTCTGTCGCTgagctcctgcacacaggtcggggtcGGGAGGGGGATTTTCTGACTCGACCTCTATGAAGCTTAAGTTAGCTTTTAGTGGAATGAGAGAGAATTGAGTGTTCGAAGTGCCTCTTCTTCATGATTAGgaagggttagcttttatacctatgAGGATGAGTTGGTCGGACGGGGTCAATTTACTACGGTTGACTCATCGGGCGGCCGATTGTACAAGCGTCGATCGACCTACATGGATCGGCACTCCACGGTGCCGTCTCGAGTTTTCCGGGGTGGCTATACTGTGATGATGTCGTCGCTCGTACGAAGGGGGTGGCAAGCGGCTACCCGCCACGTGTGTGTTGTGCACCACATCGTACTTGAGGTTCCACATCTGTATCATCATGTCTCCTTACCTGGGTCCACGTTGGCGATGCCAAAATATACCCTATCACTGTCAAATTATGCGCAGCGCATAAATAATTCTATGTAAGAGAgtgtttaaataaataaaaataaaaaaatattatgagaatAAAGAAAGAAGCATCTAATAAAATGTCACGCTGCTTAATGAAGCAAGCGGATCGGTTACTCGGATGGAAGATCCGAGTATACTAGGGTCGGTCGGATGCTGTTGCAAGATGATCCGTCGCGTCTCGGATCCGTTCGAACCGAGAGTTGGATCCATTTATCCGACATCACGGTAAATGCCGAGAAACCCTCACCACTTAGCCCTCTCAAAACCCTTTTTCCCTCGCCTCTCTCCTCCTTCCACTCTTCTCGAAGGCGAGGAGCGCCATGGAGTCGATTAGATCCGAGAGGTCTCCGTCCTCGGAGATCGGCGACGGCCGCCGAAGCGGATGGCCCTCTCTCGATCGACAGCCGCCTAACTACGACAGCTCTGCCGTCCAGGTGCCGCCTTCATCCTTGTGTTCCCATTTGGGTTATTTCGCTTCTTATCTTTATTCTGAAACCCAAATCGTGGATTCAAGTTTTTCTTTGTGCCTTTAGAAGTCCATTTAGTGTTTTTGAACGCTTAAAGGGAAATAAATCCTGTAATATGCTGAAGGCATGCCATGCTTAGCATTTACTTGATGTCGATGATGTTGTTAAAGCGAGAGTTTCAGTCAGGCGTCTCTagcaaaagatattttttttgaaaCTTCTATAGGTTGTCGCAATTATTTTGACGTGAAATAGGATTTTCGTGTTTTGCTTGGATCTTTTACAAAGGCACGTACTTCCCAGTGAGATGTCTTCTCTGACATTGCTGTGAACGTGTTAATTGACTATCTATTTGCTGAAGGTCATGGTTGTGCTGAGAATACCTAATAGGCTGGTCAGTCTAAGCACTTCTATTTAGTCATATGTCTGTTTACTTAAAACATTGGTGTTGTTATGTGAATCATGTAACCCTAATTTTTTGTTTGTTTCTGAACTGTTCCTATCTGCTCTAAATTCTTATTATAGACGATGATATTCATCTAACGAGGAGAATATCATGTTAGGACGCTTTGGAGCACTTGGCATCAATTGATCTCCTAGAACTAtgtaatgaagcaaaagttgagCATTGTCGAGCAACTAGGGACTTAAGCAGCTGTGGACGTTGTGTACAACATGTGCTCAACTCATGTGGACATGCCTCTTTATGTGAAGAATGCAGCAAGAGATGTGATGTTTGCCCAATTTGTAGAACCTTGATACCGAGTGATGGATGTCGACTCCGTCTTCGTCTCTACTATAAGTGCATTGAGGTTGGCCTTATCTCGAAACAGCATGATGATAGATCCCAAGAGAGAGAAGTCAGCCAAA is a window from the Musa acuminata AAA Group cultivar baxijiao chromosome BXJ2-1, Cavendish_Baxijiao_AAA, whole genome shotgun sequence genome containing:
- the LOC135598470 gene encoding protein translation factor SUI1 homolog codes for the protein MSDLDVQLPTAFDPFAEANADDSGVGAKEYVHVRVQQRNGRKCLTTVQGLKKEFSYNKILKDLKKEFCCNGTVVQDPELGQVIQLQGDQRKNVSSFLVQAGIVKKEHIKIHGF
- the LOC135583615 gene encoding protein DELETION OF SUV3 SUPPRESSOR 1(I)-like; the protein is MATETKPVAAEDPKVDLFEDDDEFEEFEFGEEWDDKEEGKETVQQWEDDWDDDDVNDDFSVQLKKELESSSEKS